From one Gammaproteobacteria bacterium genomic stretch:
- the ispH gene encoding 4-hydroxy-3-methylbut-2-enyl diphosphate reductase: MQVILANPRGFCAGVNRAIEIVERVLEIFGAPVYVRHEVVHNRFVVQDLREKGAVFVEELHEVPDGASVIFSAHGVSQAVRSEADRRGLKVFDATCPLVTKVHLEVVRHAQAGRECILIGHAGHPEVEGTLGQYAGGRHGRIYLVESAQDARRLDVLNPEDLAFVTQTTLSMDDTAEIITILRARFPAIHGPRKDDICYATQNRQDAVKLLARQSDLVLVVGSRNSSNSNRLREIAEKSGVPAYLIDSAGEIRREWLSGRKMIGVTAGASVPEILVREVIARLREWGADSVEDIDGNPEHVIFTLPRELQVIKTELRS; this comes from the coding sequence ATGCAAGTTATTCTGGCCAATCCGCGCGGGTTCTGCGCCGGCGTCAACCGCGCCATCGAGATCGTCGAGCGCGTGCTGGAAATCTTCGGGGCGCCGGTCTACGTGCGTCATGAGGTGGTGCATAACCGCTTCGTGGTGCAGGACCTGCGCGAGAAGGGCGCCGTCTTCGTCGAGGAACTGCACGAGGTGCCCGACGGCGCCAGCGTGATCTTTTCCGCCCACGGCGTTTCGCAGGCCGTTCGCAGCGAGGCCGACCGACGCGGCCTCAAAGTGTTTGACGCCACCTGTCCGCTGGTGACCAAGGTCCATCTCGAGGTGGTGCGCCACGCCCAGGCGGGGCGCGAGTGCATTCTGATCGGCCATGCTGGCCACCCCGAGGTCGAGGGTACGCTCGGACAATATGCCGGCGGTCGACACGGGCGCATCTATCTGGTCGAGTCCGCGCAGGACGCCCGGCGTCTGGACGTGTTGAATCCCGAGGATCTCGCCTTCGTGACGCAGACGACACTGTCCATGGATGATACGGCCGAGATCATCACCATCCTGCGTGCGCGCTTCCCCGCCATCCATGGACCGCGCAAGGATGACATCTGTTATGCGACCCAGAATCGCCAGGACGCGGTGAAGCTGTTGGCGAGGCAAAGCGATCTGGTGCTGGTGGTCGGTTCACGCAACAGCTCGAACTCGAACCGGCTGCGCGAGATCGCCGAGAAGAGCGGTGTCCCCGCGTATCTGATCGATTCCGCCGGTGAGATCCGGCGCGAGTGGCTGTCAGGACGCAAAATGATTGGTGTCACCGCCGGGGCTTCCGTGCCGGAGATCCTGGTCAGGGAGGTGATCGCGCGCTTGCGCGAGTGGGGCGCCGACTCGGTCGAGGACATCGACGGCAATCCCGAGCATGTGATCTTCACCCTGCCGCGGGAGTTGCAGGTGATCAAGACAGAGCTGAGGAGTTAG
- the lspA gene encoding signal peptidase II, whose translation MSELGAARAGSLRWLWLTGVVLVLDQMTKAWIAATLSLYERIPLLPFLDITRVHNRGAAFSFLSTAAGWQRWFFTALAFAVSVAILVWLRRLPGSQRRLAAGLALVLGGALGNLWDRLQHGYVVDFIDVYYGAWHWPAFNVADSAISIGAALLILDALAVRKRGEV comes from the coding sequence ATGAGCGAACTTGGGGCCGCACGCGCGGGTAGTCTGCGCTGGCTGTGGCTGACGGGCGTCGTGCTGGTGCTCGACCAGATGACCAAGGCGTGGATCGCCGCGACGCTGAGTCTTTACGAACGCATCCCGCTGCTGCCCTTCCTGGACATCACCCGGGTACATAACCGCGGCGCCGCCTTCAGCTTCCTCAGCACGGCCGCGGGCTGGCAGCGCTGGTTCTTCACCGCGCTGGCGTTCGCCGTCAGCGTGGCGATCCTGGTCTGGCTGCGGCGGCTCCCCGGGAGCCAGCGGCGCCTGGCCGCCGGGCTTGCGCTGGTGCTCGGCGGGGCGCTCGGCAATCTGTGGGACCGACTCCAGCACGGCTATGTGGTGGATTTTATCGATGTATATTATGGAGCCTGGCACTGGCCGGCGTTCAACGTGGCCGATTCCGCCATCAGTATCGGGGCCGCGCTGCTGATCCTGGATGCGCTGGCTGTCAGGAAAAGGGGCGAGGTATAA
- a CDS encoding type IV pilin protein gives MKGERAVNKKGDLGFTLIELVMVIAIIGILMAIAIPAYTSSTTKARRADGQTALMDVMVRQERFYTENNTYTTNLANLPAATSSPEGYYTISAAACGGSTIDSCVILTATAGTAQSSDGNLTLNSRGQKLPADKW, from the coding sequence ATGAAAGGAGAAAGGGCCGTGAATAAGAAAGGAGACCTGGGCTTCACCCTGATCGAACTGGTCATGGTCATCGCCATCATTGGCATACTGATGGCGATCGCAATACCTGCATATACCAGCAGCACCACCAAGGCACGCCGCGCCGACGGGCAGACCGCCCTGATGGATGTGATGGTACGGCAGGAACGCTTCTACACCGAGAACAACACCTACACGACGAATCTCGCCAACCTGCCGGCGGCGACCAGTTCACCCGAGGGTTACTACACGATCTCGGCCGCCGCGTGTGGTGGATCGACCATCGACAGTTGCGTGATCCTGACGGCGACCGCCGGAACGGCTCAATCCAGTGACGGCAATCTGACCCTGAACTCGCGTGGACAGAAGCTGCCCGCGGACAAATGGTGA